Proteins co-encoded in one Chiloscyllium punctatum isolate Juve2018m unplaced genomic scaffold, sChiPun1.3 scaffold_547, whole genome shotgun sequence genomic window:
- the LOC140473199 gene encoding uncharacterized protein, giving the protein MEKPEESRPVEEPWKCGDCGKGFRVPSALETHRRSHTGERPFPCTDCGKAFRHSSHLLAHQRDHTGEKPFSCPECGKAFSTSSHLLTHQRVHTGERPFSCPVCLKAFTQASTLLTHQRVHTGERPFSCPECGKAFTQASTLLRHQRVHTGERPFSCPKCGKAFSDSSTLLRHGRVHTGERPFTCSQCGKGFTCSSHLLTHQQVHTGERPFTCSQCGKGFRYSSHLLRHQRVHTGERPFSCPECGKAFSNSSTLLAHQHVHTGERPFTCSQCGKGFTCPSHLLTHQRVHTGERPFSCPECGKAFSNSSHLWSHQRVHTGERPFSCPKCGKAFSDSSSLRRHQRVHTGERPFTCSQCGKAFSDSSHLLTHRRVHTGERPFSCPECGKAFSNSSTLLTHQQIHTGERPFTCSQCGKGFTCSSALLRHQRVHTGERPFSCPECGKAFTQASTLLRHQRVHTGERPFTCSQCGKGFRYTSHLLTHWRIHTGERPFSCPKCGKGFSTSSSLLRHQRIHTGERPFTCSQCGKAFTYSSHLLTHQRVHVPSQGD; this is encoded by the coding sequence atggagaaacctgaggaatcccgccctgtggaggaaccgtggaagtgtggcgactgtgggaaaggcttccgtgtcccatctgccctggagacacatcggcgcagtcacaccggggagaggccattcccctgcactgattgcgggaaggccttcagacattcctcccacctgttggcccaccagcgggaccacacgggggagaagccctttagctgcccagagtgtgggaaggccttcagcacatcctcccacctgctgacccaccagcgtgtccacacgggggagaggcccttcagctgcccagtgTGCttgaaggcctttacccaggcctccaccctgctgacccaccagcgggtccacacaggggagaggcccttcagctgcccagagtgcgggaaggcctttacccaggcctccacccTACTGaggcaccagcgtgtccacacgggggaaaggcccttcagctgccccaagtgtgggaaggccttcagcgactcctccaccctgctgaggcacgggcgtgtccacaccggggagaggccattcacctgctctcagtgcgggaagggcttcacctgctcctcccacctgctgacccaccagcaggtccacacgggggagaggcccttcacttgctctcagtgcgggaagggcttcaggtATTCCTCCCACCTGTTGaggcaccagcgtgtccacaccggggagaggcccttcagctgccccgagtgcggaaaggccttcagcaattcctctaccctgttggcccaccagcatgtccacaccggggagagaccgttcacctgctctcagtgcgggaagggcttcacctgcccctcccacctgctgacccaccagcgggtccatacgggggagaggcccttcagctgccccgagtgcgggaaggccttcagcaattcgtCCCACCTGTGGAgccaccagcgtgtccacacgggggagaggcccttcagctgccccaagtgcgggaaggccttcagcgattcctcctccctgcggaggcaccagcgggtccacacgggggagaggccgttcacctgctctcagtgcgggaaggccttcagcgattcctcccacctgctgacccaccgacgggtccacacgggggagaggcccttcagctgccccgagtgtgggaaggccttcagcaattcctccaccctgctgacccaccagcagatccacacgggggagagaccgttcacctgctctcagtgcggaaagggcttcacctgctcctccgccctgctgaggcaccagcgtgtccacacgggggagaggcccttcagctgccccgagtgtgggaaggcctttacccaggcctccaccctgctgaggcaccagcgtgtccacacgggggagaggcccttcacttgctctcagtgcgggaagggcttcaggtatacctcccacctgctgacccactggcggatccacacgggagagaggcccttcagctgccccaaatGCGGAAAGGgcttcagcacatcctcctccctCCTGAGGCACCaacggatccacacgggggagaggccgttcacctgctctcagtgcgggaaggccttcacctactcctcccacctgctgacccaccagcgagttcacgtgccatcgcagggggattga
- the LOC140473200 gene encoding uncharacterized protein, whose amino-acid sequence MEKPEESRPVEEPWKCGDCGKGYHFPSALETHRRSHTGERPFPCTDCGKAFRHSSHLLAHQQDHTGERPFSCPECGKAFTQASTLQSHRRIHTGERPFRCPECGKAFTQVSTLLRHQRVHTGERPFSCPECGKAFSDSSTLQSHQRVHNGERPFTCSQCGKGFTCSSNLRSHQRIHTGERPFSCPECRKAFSNSSALLRHQHVHTGERPFTCSLCGKGFTCSSTLQSHQRIHTEERPFSCSQCGKAFTHVSSLLTHQRIHTGERPFTCSQCGKAFTCSFNLQTHQRVHTGERPFSCPECGKAFTQVSTLLRHQRVHTGERPFSCPECGKAFSNSSTLLTHQRVHTGERPFTCSQCRKGFRYTSHLLTHRRVHTGERPFSCPECGKAFSTSSTLLRHQRIHTGERPFTCSQCGKGFTYSCNLWKHQRVHVPSQGDLRSDGRVPLSIGLSTRFRGLPGSNPATTDGRIGIRSEMWSSESNNETVSGRGWCGGESPHLIHSLPC is encoded by the coding sequence atggagaaacctgaggaatcccgccctgtggaggaaccgtggaagtgtggtgactgtgggaaaggctaccatttcccgtctgccctggagactcatcggcgcagtcacacgggggagaggccattcccctgcaccgactgcgggaaggccttcagacaTTCCTCTCACCTGTTGGCCCACCAGCAGGACCACAcgggggaaaggcccttcagctgcccagagtgcgggaaggcctttacccaggcctccacaCTGCAGAGTCACCGGCgtatccacacaggggagaggcccttcagatgcccagagtgtgggaaggcctttacccaggtctcCACCCTACTGaggcaccagcgtgtccacacgggggaaaggcccttcagctgtcctgagtgcgggaaggccttcagcgattcctccaccctgcagagtcaccagcgtgtccacaatggggagaggccgttcacctgctctcagtgcggaaagggcttcacctgctcctccaacctgcggagccaccagcgtatccacacgggggagaggcccttcagctgtcctgaatgcaggaaggccttcagtaattcctctGCCCTGTTGAGGCACCAAcatgtccacacgggggagaggccattcacctgctctctgtgcgggaagggcttcacctgctcctccaccctGCAGAGTCACCAGCGTATCCACACAgaggagagacccttcagctgctctcagtgcgggaaggcctttacccacgtctcctccctgctgacccaccagcgtatccacacgggggagaggccgttcacctgctctcagtgtgggaaggccttcacctgCTCCTTCAACCTgcagacccaccagcgggtccacacgggggagaggccctttagctgcccagagtgtgggaaggcctttacccaggtttccaccctgctgaggcaccaacgtgtccacacgggggagaggcccttcagctgccccgagtgcgggaaggccttcagcaattcctccaccctgctgacccaccagcgggtccacacgggggagaggccattcacctgctctcagtgcaggaagggcttcaggtatacctcccacctgctgacccaccggcgggtccacacgggagagaggcccttcagctgccccgagtgtgggaaggctttCAGCACATCttccaccctgctgaggcaccagcggatccacacgggggagaggccgttcacctgctctcagtgcgggaagggcttcacctactCCTGCAACCTGTggaagcaccagcgagttcacgtgccatcgcagggggatttaaggagtgacggccgagtgccattatcgatTGGACTATCAACCCGGTTCCGGGGTCtgccgggttcaaatcctgccacgacAGATGGCAGAATCGGTATtcggtcagaaatgtggagttcggaatctaacaatgagaccgtttcagggagggggtggtgcgggggagaaagcccccatctgattcactctctcccttgttag